agtagttactgatttttaaaaaaaaaaaaatttaaatacagagggggcacagaggactttattactatggaggggcacagagggctttattactatggcggGGGCACAGagtgctttattactatggagggggcacagagggctttactactatggagggcacacagcggactttattactatggagggggcacagagggctttattactatggagggggcacagagggctttattactatcaagggggcacagagaaatgtattactatggagggggcacagagggctttattactatggagggggcacagaggactttattactatcaagggggcacagagaaatgtattactatggagggggcacagagggctttattactatggagggggcacagagggctttattactatggagggggcacagaagtctttattactgtggagggggcacagagagcattactaatgtgaagagggcacaatgagcattttaactatggagggggcacagagccagatggcattactacaatgaaggggacacagtgggcattattactgtgaaggggcacaatggggatttctactatggagggggcacagagggcattactagcacagtgggcattactactattaagggggcacaatggacattattactgtgaagggggcatagtgggcattattactataaagggggcacaatatgggcataactactgtgagggggcaagcatctgtacaaaactactgtgaaggttgtacaatgagggtaatactactgtgaggaggtaccatttttttttaagtattggggggtggggggcaaagaaaggacccgccccgggtgccaaacaccctaggcacgccactggaaaGGAGTGTGCTGatattgtggaggtcacaggctgagagtcacatagtggaaggagcagggtccccagcagcacagaggatttcaggagaggagtgtgctgatcttgtgataATATTAGTGAGGACAAGGCTGCATGTGACAGGGGCAGTGTCATGATGGGAGGAGGAGAATGGAGACACATGGGAGGTCCTAGAGAACTGTCTAGGGTcctctcagcagcacagagtgttTCAGAAGAGATAACAAGAAAAAGTTCCAGCACGGAGTAGTTCATACATTACTGCATCTTTATTCCAGTATTCACATGACAGGGAAAACGTTCACCTCCCATCAGATCAACATGTTTCGAACCTTCTGGATCGTGATTGAGATCTGCTGATCTGATGGGAGGTGGAGGGAGGTGAAGCTGACTACGTTTTCCCTGTCATGTGAATACTGGAATAAAGATGCAGTAACGTATGATCTACTCCGAGCTGGAACTTTTTCTTGTTATGCCTATGTGAAGAGCCGGCCTTGCACAGGAGCGTCGGGTGAGCTGGACTAACGCACTTATTGTTTGCACTAACGCACTTATTGTTTGCACTGTTTCAGAAGGGAGTCTGTCAATCTTATGAGAAGAATCGATCTGCTGAAACCATTTCAATATCTTCTGCAGCAAAAGGAAATCTTGTCCTTGGGAACGGAGCCAGAAACAAAGAGGAGAACAGCCCCATCCATCATCCTGGGCACATTATTCCCACTCCCTTTGCAGCACAACTCGAGACGTCCTTCTCCAGACACACGGCAGCGTCACTCGCACAACGCTTCCTCCATGACGCTTCATTAATATAATCTACCGTTCTATAAATATCGATTCCCTGCCAGTGATAATCTCTTCTCAGAACCAACCCCCCCTTCCTTCTAGACCATTCAACTTTCTCCAAATTCATTGGATGCCAGCCTATATTATACAATGCAAATGCATTTTGCAATGCAAAATGCAAGGTATACCCAACCCCCATCTCGCAGACATTGCAAGTAGAGCAGTCAAGACCAACTCCTACCACTGCAGTACGAGAGCGGGGCGGCGAGAGCAGACTGACACAATGTGCATGTAGCATGCAGGGGCTGGGAGAGGAAGGAGGGGTTTCCTACTATCAGGGGTTACAGGGGCATTGGATGCTGGAGCCTCCTGCTGCTGATGATTAAGCCCTTTCGCCTGGAACCCGTGTCATTGCACGGCGGTTGGAAGAAAGGAACAGCAGCAAGGGTTAAATCCACCCGAAGGCTCGTGCTACAAGATGAACCTGCCGCAATGGTGCCTTGAGGCTGTGCTCCTCTATGCAAGGACTGTGTGACGGTGGTAGATCCCCTCTTCCTTACCACCACCCTTTAAGAAAACCTCCGAAtatttccatatattttttttgttccagcGGCAGAAGAAGACATGTGCAGCAACCAGGTCAGCCTGCAAGACGAGCAATGCAAATTCTACTCCTACATGTTCTACCAGGCTGTACGGGACCAGGAACCCGTATGGAAACTGGAGGAGATAAGGACTATGGAATATTTTCAGTGGGATGAAGACGCGAGCATGAGGTGCTATTCTCCATCCGATGCCCTGATGTATGCAGTGGTGCATAATCACCTGCGTTATGCCCAATATTTGCTGTCTCATTTCCCGGAGGAAGCTCTGAAGGTGCCAGGAATCAAGTTCTGTTGTTGTCCTCCTTCCGCCCCCCACTTGGCCTTGGCCGTCACCTACGACAGACGAGACATCTTAATCATGATCATTAAGATGTCCCACAAGCTTCCGAGCCTAAATTCCTACATCAATCGGGCCAGCTGCTTCCATTTGTCCGATGGCAAGACCCCTCTCCACTTGGCCTGTGAGCTCTTGAGTGCAGAAACTGTTCTCATCCTCCTAGGCAATGGGGCATCCCCCAAGATCATGGACCGGAAGGGGGAAACCCCTTTGGATGTCATCTTGGAGCAGTTATGGAGCTCCAAGGTCAACGTAGACTCCAAAAAACTCTGCTTGTACTATCTGCTACTTTTTTCCCCCTCCTTGAACTTCAAGATGAGGAAGATCCTTCAAGATAACCCGGAATTTTGGAATCCCTTACTAGGAGAGGACAAATTCAATTACTTGGTGGGCAATACACCCGCCACCTTGTATCTTATAGCGATGCAGAAAGTCTTGCAGTGTTTGCCTCCGCCACTCTTCCCCCACAGCATCCAAGCTTTGCCCATACCTCACGCTTTAAAGCCCTTACCGGGGTCAGGTTAAGATGTCCGAAAACCCCCCAAGCCTTCCACCCTGTCCTTTGCTCTACATGGCTTCTACTTCAAATATGATTTTATAATTCGATATTATAATTAAATTATCCATGTTGCCAGCTCGTTGGTCCATGGGTCAATGGGTGGTGGTTCCGTAAGAGGTTTAGGAGATATTTCAGTTGGGGGAACGTATGGGAGCGTACAGATAATTGGGGCTCACGGGTGCAATAATAATCATCTAAGATAGTAACAAATGTAGAAAGGAGAGTTTGATTGCATTTTTTAAATTGCCCCCCATGGGGGGGGTGTAAAACATACACATTGTAGCCTTGTATCCACCCCTGGTGCCCAGCATTTGGGGCAAGTGCCCTTCCAGCCCCTCTTAAGCTATGTCCCTATGGCTGGTGCATCCGATAAATTTTGACCCAAATAAAAGGCATTTCCATTGGTTAGAAGTGATTGAGGTGCCTGAATGTGACTCCGCCCCTTGTGATCACTCCGATCGGTCAATCCTCTACAGGTCTACAGTCAATGTACGCACTAGTGATGACAaagggaattttattttatttatgtgtcATGTTTATTACtccatttttttcaatttatttcaTTTTGGGAAAGCGGGAATGGATCCgagatgaaggaggaggatgaCGCTTTCCTTAAGGAAGTCTCATCCTGCTCCTTCTTCTGGGGATCACAGAGGCTTTAAAGAAATGGTGAAAATCTCTTCTGGAAGACGACATGCTGACCCGGCGCTAATGGCTGACGCATAGGACTGTCTGCCGCGCTCAGCCCCATCCGACTGCTGGACATAGTTAGGGGCTGGCATTAACCCCTCTGCTCC
The sequence above is a segment of the Bufo bufo chromosome 4, aBufBuf1.1, whole genome shotgun sequence genome. Coding sequences within it:
- the LOC120997545 gene encoding ankyrin repeat domain-containing protein 9-like codes for the protein MCSNQVSLQDEQCKFYSYMFYQAVRDQEPVWKLEEIRTMEYFQWDEDASMRCYSPSDALMYAVVHNHLRYAQYLLSHFPEEALKVPGIKFCCCPPSAPHLALAVTYDRRDILIMIIKMSHKLPSLNSYINRASCFHLSDGKTPLHLACELLSAETVLILLGNGASPKIMDRKGETPLDVILEQLWSSKVNVDSKKLCLYYLLLFSPSLNFKMRKILQDNPEFWNPLLGEDKFNYLVGNTPATLYLIAMQKVLQCLPPPLFPHSIQALPIPHALKPLPGSG